One Oryza brachyantha chromosome 3, ObraRS2, whole genome shotgun sequence DNA segment encodes these proteins:
- the LOC102722101 gene encoding 40S ribosomal protein S2-3-like — MAERGGERGGERGGFGRGFGRGGRGDRGGRRGGRRGPRQEEEKWVPVTKLGRLVKESKFTKIEEIYLHSLPVKEHQIVETLVPGLKDEVMKITPVQKQTRAGQRTRFKAFVVVGDNNGHVGLGVKCAKEVATAIRGAIILAKLSVVPVRRGYWGNKIGQPHTVPCKVTGKCGSVTVRMVPAPRGSGIVAARVPKKVLQFAGIEDVFTSSRGSTKTLGNFVKATFDCLMKTYGFLTPDFWRDTKFVKSPFQEYTDLLAKPTKALLIDAPVENIEA; from the exons ATGGCGGAGCGCGGTGGCGAGcgtggcggcgagcgcggcgggtTCGGCCGTGGCTTCGGGCGCGGCGGTCGCGGCGaccgcggcgggcggcgcggcgggcgccgTGGGCCGcgccaggaggaggagaagtgGGTGCCCGTCACCAAGCTCGGCCGCCTCGTGAAGGAGAGCAAGTTCACCAAGATCGAGGAGATCTACCTCCACTCCCTCCCCGTCAAGGAGCACCAGATCGTGGAGACCCTCGTGCCGGGGCTCAAGGACGAGGTGATGAAGATCACGCCCGTGCAGAAGCAGACCCGCGCCGGGCAGCGCACCCGCTTCAAggccttcgtcgtcgtcggcgacaaCAACGGCCACGTCGGCCTCGGCGTCAAGTGCGCCAAGGAGGTGGCCACCGCCATCCGCGGCGCCATCATCCTGGCCAAGCTCTCCGTCGTCCCCGTCAGGAGGGGCTACTGGGGTAACAAGATCGGGCAGCCGCACACCGTGCCCTGCAAGGTCACCGGCAAGTGTGGCTCCGTCACCGTGCGCATGGTGCCCGCGCCCAGGGGTTCCGGTATTGTCGCCGCCCGTGTGCCCAAGAAGGTGCTCCAGTTCGCCGGCATTGAAGATGTCTTCACCTCGTCACGTGGATCCACCAAGACCCTTGGCAACTTCGTCAAG GCCACCTTTGACTGCCTGATGAAGACTTATGGCTTCCTTACTCCTGACTTCTGGAGGGACACCAAGTTCGTCAAGTCACCATTCCAGGAGTACACCGATCTCTTGGCCAAGCCAACTAAGGCTCTTTTGATTGATGCTCCTGTTGAGAACATAGAGGCTTAG
- the LOC102722381 gene encoding chaperonin-like RbcX protein 2, chloroplastic, producing MAGVQVMPAVGAVATVDVRAEGSCRAAGQRRRSGVSLFAGDWRRRPRRAACTARVRGRSRRQQQGLAVVCNLAGNYEEGFEDVHVQLMNFFTYKAVKTVLTQLYEMNPPSYRWFYNFVAVNKPTDGKLFLRALGKERQELAERVMITRLHLYSKWIKKCDHAMMYERISDENLALMRERLMETVIWPTDDTNTEKIG from the exons ATGGCCGGGGTGCAGGTGATgccggcggtgggggcggtggcCACCGTCGACGTGAGGGCGGAAGGGAGCTGCAGGGCGGCCGGGCAGAGGCGGCGGTCGGGCGTGAGCCTGTTCGCCGGAGactggaggcggcggcctcgccgggCGGCGTGCACGGCCAGGGTGAGGGGCAGGAgcaggcggcagcagcagggcctcgccgtcgtctgcAACCTCGCCGGAAACTACGAGGAAGGATTCGAGGACGTCCATGTG CAATTGATGAATTTCTTCACCTACAAAGCCGTGAAGACCGTGCTCACCCAGCTCTACGAAATGAACCCACCAAGCTACCGATGGTTCTACAA CTTTGTTGCTGTAAACAAGCCTACAGATGGGAAACTCTTCCTTCGTGCTCTGGGCAag GAGAGGCAGGAGCTTGCAGAGCGAGTGATGATAACCAGGCTTCACCTGTACAGCAAATGGATCAAG AAATGTGACCATGCAATGATGTACGAGAGGATATCCGACGAGAACCTGGCGTTGATGCGAGAGCGGCTCATGGAGACTGTCATCTGGCCAACAGACGACACCAACACAGAGAAGATTGGCTAA